The following nucleotide sequence is from Mangifera indica cultivar Alphonso chromosome 1, CATAS_Mindica_2.1, whole genome shotgun sequence.
ATTCTCCCCAGAGCCACCGCCATTGCTTTCTCCCCCACTAGTTTTGTCAGGTGAATTTCCTTCATCAGTATCTGATATTTGCATGGGTACCTCCATTTCAATGTTTTGAGGAAGACCTGTCATCATGGTAGTACCATCAAAATGACCAAGAATATTTTCCAAAGAGAGATCTCCCCACATGGAGGTTTCAACATAATCACCACGAACATTTTGTGACAGAAGATCTGTCGCCATAAAGGCATCACCATCGTCACAGTGAACATCTTCCATTGGATGATCAAGGATATGAGTCTCATTGCAGTTTCTTCCCAAATCTGATGCTTCCTGTTGCCTGGATATGTGACCATGCTTTTCAGCTATAACCTTGTGTCCAGCAGCCCAATCAGGGTGACTCCAAAGATAGAGCGGTGGCACTGTTAAGTTCCACTGATCCATTTGCTTGTCCTTCTCATCAACAGATCCAGGAAGATAGAATGACTAAAAAAGGAAGGTGCCACAAGAAGCCACCATAAAAACTCcagtttaaaagaaaagaatagtTACAAGCATACCAAAAGGAAGTTCACAAAGCATCCAAGTTTACCTTTCCAGTGAGAAACAGATCGTCCTCCCAAACCAGAACATAAGGTGTTGTCTTTTTGTCCAGCCTGGTTGAAGGAAGCAAATGCAAGCAAATGAGACAGACAGACATTCACAGAAACACAAAGAGAGAGATGCAAGACAGCATATCAATACCTTTCTGCCTCTGGTGGAACAATCAGAATAAGGAGCTTCGGGTTAAACTCCAGagctttattaataaatttgtttgccAAAGCTGCTTTAACTCCAAAAGGAGGATTTAGTCCCATAATCTATTGAAAAAGCACAAATAAGAAATTGTGAAGCAGTCTCCAACAAGTTTCTGGAACTAATGATTGAATTCTGATTCCTGAAAAAGATATATCATCTTTCCTTACCAATTGGGACCCTGGAGCTAATTCTTGAGGTTTAACTGTCATCCAGTCTCTCTTCTCAAAATTGAAGTTGTTCTGCCAGAAGAGaagatataaacaaattaacaatttaaGTGAACAAGCACATGCCCATACACACAATAAAGAGAAGAAGAGCACATACAACAAGGTATTGAATATAATCAAATACCCATTCTCccctcttccaaatcacccaACCCAACAAATACAAGGACTGATCAATAAACACTGTCAAAACATGGGTACTAGTTAAATTAGCGGCTTGAATCTCTTGGCTACACAAAAGTTCTTTGGATCAAATCCTACTCACACCAGGGTTTggtttatatttgtaaattacaaaaataaaagaggGAGGGGGAATTATGGATTGGAACAGCACTGTTAATCTGCATTTAAAATGGCTCCACATAAAAACACCGGGTACGAATATAGACAAGTCAGCAAATTGAAGGTTACCTTAGCCTGCAAGATgtcaaaatttttgtaaaagCATCTCTTCCCAGTTTCTTCAAGCTTCTTTTTCAATAGGCTACTAAACTCATTAGCGCCACAACAGAAATCAACAATCTGCTCAAAGGAGAACTAATAATCAAGCAATTCACATACAAATATTGATGCAAAAATAAATGTTAGACTTGATGATAAAACTACATCAGAATCACTAGATGTTACTTAAACTGGGAGCAGATTGAATCATAAAACACTGAAAATTCTTATGTGAGTACAGCTGGAATTACCAAAGACAATAAATACTAAAAACTATCATGTACAAACTAAAATTCTACTGCTATGTAATTGCCTCATAGTCTATTACAATTCTGTAAACATGTTCTGGTTTTCATCTGTAAAAAACAATAAGTGTGCTACAAATTCTTACCATATCTCCATCTTGTACATACCAATGGAGCTTATCAACAATCTGCGAATCAGATTTCATACTTCAGCATTCTTTAATCTAAATGGCAGTGATTCTATagatatcaaaaataataataataataataacaagacTCATAATGGAAACAACAATTACAGAATAGCTAATGAAATATAAAGTCAACATGAGGTAACATATTCAACGTATACTGACGATGGGAAGTCGATAACCTAAACTGCAAAGGACTACATGAACATACTGCATGCATCCTACCAAGACTGCACTCTCCCGACCTTGCTCTTGGCCCACAAGGTATTGCATTCTAAAAGCTATGGCATTGATTTCCCTCTGCCACAAATATTGTCCTTCATAGTCTATTCTCGTTACCCACAACTtagaataaaacataaaaaaggtAACATTCATTGAAACAGTCAACAAGATActaagaatatttatttttcaataaacgaACCTTTTTGTTATGTTGAATctgaaaactttctcaagagTCAACATTTGCTTTCATAACTAAACCATAAAAAACAACTAAggtacaataattttattattaagaggAATGCTTTATTTCTGTGGTTGGAAAACATAATTTACATGTCTGTAATTAGACATGTAAACAAGATATACACAGAATCTATAAAGGGCCGGTTTAACTTATAAGCAAACATCTAATAGATTAAAGAgataccaaaaaaaatataaatacaaaatgtcCAAGAGAAATTGATAAGATTAAGTCACCTCTTGAAGTTTCTCTGTTTTAGTAAAATGGCGACCAAATGATGTATATCGTGCAGCATGGAAAAAGGGAGCAAGATACACCTTAAGTTTGCTCTAAATtataaagaacaaaaacaacttgagaaataatcaaatacaatataataaaaaggaaaCATTGAATGAATTAGTACAgagacaaaattaataaattcaaataaatgccaaaacaaaaaacaaaatcctGTACAAACTATGCTAGAAATCCCAATAAATCCTTCTTGGTGTAGGGTAATAAAATTAAGCATTGGAAACCACCTTCCACTTAAAGATCTGATTGACAACCTCAGGTTCACAAACAGCTTTTGAATCTTCAATACTGCTTCCTTCTTCCTCTAGTTTCTTTAAAGCAGTTCGAACAGCCTGCATATGCATATGAAGTAAAATTACCAAATATACAAGTTCAAAAAGGGAAGGACTGTTATACCCATCTACAGCAATGGGCCACACTTTAAAAATCAGTATATATACCTCAACTGAGCCCTCCACTTTTTCCATTGAGATGGCCTTGTCAACAACTGCTTTTAAGGAATTTGTATGCGTAGATGGAATTCTGAGCCTTTTTTGAATGTCTTTCAAAGTTATTTTGGAAGCAGCATCTTTCATCAAAGAAAGTAACCTACGTTGCggtaaataaatcaaacaataagACACAATACAGCATGAGGATCATACTTAAAACTCAGTCAGTCTGCCACTGTATCTGCCTAGTGCATTCGATATAAAGTCTAACACAAGTGATGTGATTATTGTAAAAGAAGGCAGTAACAGAATAGGATCACCTCCTCTCGGTTTCAGCATCTAACGAAGGTAGCTCACTCAACTTCATTTTGGTAGGTTTAACAGATACACTCTTCTGAAGTTCACTGACAAGAGACAGGGAGGTTTTCTTTGCATCAGGCATGTAGGACCTATCTACCTCCAGTAAGACAGACTTTACAGTTTCCTTCACATTCTTTCTGTGAGCATCCTTTGctttaattttcattgattgGTCTGAACCACCAGATAGCTTCTGAATTTTTCTAGTAGATTCACTCTGCTTCACAACAGAAGGAAAACGTTTAAGCACATTCACAGCAGGTTTTGCTGAAGTGCATGCTATTGAGTTGAGAGTGCTTTTCATTGACACAAATTTCTCCTTGGTTGCAGGTATTGCTGATGTCTGTTTTTGTTTCAGTCCCTCAAAAATAGTCTTCTTTAATTCCATACCAGGAAAACTAATATGATCTCGAATTGGAGTCCCCATGTCTTCATCAATCTCATGTTTTCTGTCCAAAAATAGGGAGTCAAAGATTTGGCAAGTTTAGACCAactaaaggaagaagaaaagcaacTAAGGCAAATACTTACGTACAATATATCAAAATGCGATTAGGCAATAGACCCTCCCAAGCTCTGGCTATtacaccatcttcttcttcacccTCAAATACAATGTCCCTGACAAAAACATTCAAATATCAAGCATCTCGTAACTATAGtgaaataagtttaaaaaaatcagtaGCACCTTggaaataagtttaaaaaaatcagtaGCACCTTGGCAAGCATTTCCTGTGGTAAGCCTTGGGGCACCGCCTGCACAAAGCAAACTGCAGATCTATGTCCTTCTCAATCTCAAATTGTTTACAAACATAGCATTTGTGAATGGGACATATAAAGGATTCTCCAGAAAAAATGCTTTCCTGAAACTGTTTCACAGCAACTTCATCACCTCCCAAAAGCCATTTTGAGACACAATGGGGATGATAAAAGCGACCACAGCTCGCAGAATCACAACGAAAAACCTGAAAGATAACATCTAAACAATCATAATGCATTTTTTATCAAGGATAGaggattaaaaaatatacaaaaggtTGACTGTCTCGCAACTGTAAAGCTAGTGACTCAAGCATGAAAGCCAGTGACTCAGGGTAACAGAGGATAATCAAACCATTCAAAACTTTTTTTACTGAGAAAACTATTttggaaaacaaagaaaaagacacAAACTCTCACTTCTTTAAAGTAAAGCTAgcaataaaatactaatattattttaaaagtgtTGAAATACTATGGAAAATTGAAACAAGAAATGAAGCAAAAAAGGAAAGCAGGTCAGCAAGGCTCCCATAATAACAATGACATACAGAAAAAATGGAGCAGGAAAAATATTGAGAAGCACATTCCTCACCAAGTGATAAGAACAAGAGAATCGCCACTGGTaacaaattgtgaaaaaaaaatagccAGAGGAAAAAAGCGTGGAAGGGCATCCTATGGATTACAACATGTATGGTAGAAAGAACCCCCAATATAACAAGATTacaaaagcaaataaaaaaacaccATGCAAAATGCCTAAATCAAGAAGTTATCTGATTTTTGGTTTGCATTTTTTCTCCATTTGTGAAGAGAAGGAGGTGGTTGATTACCAACAAAACTTTCTTTTCaccaaattaactaaaattaccACCCCAGAGAGGCCTATTAAACCTAGTTCTTTTGAACATGGAAGCAGAAGGAACCATACTTCTGAAATTGATGTGCggacaaataaaatttaatcataatgcgaataaccataaaaaaaatataggaaaaagCCATTATTTTGTAAATCCATGAACAAACCAATgtgaaatagaaattaaaagtcATACTAACATAACTCATACCTCTGCACCAGAAGCCTTTTCAGAGGAACCTAACTTTCCACAAATAAAGCACTGATGTTGCTTATATTCACAATTCTTACAGGAAAATTTCCGAATTGCCTGCCATATTGAGGGGGAAAGCACGTTAAAAGATACACTCCTACATGTTCtagaaaacaaagaaatgacATTCAAAATATGAAACAAAAGCATACGTCCACTTCATCCTTAGTAAGGCCAAGAGATACACACTGCGATTCTTCACCATCCTCTACAGTTGCATGAAATGACCTCTTGCACCCCTTTTCACAACTGTAagatatcaaaatcaaattcatcaaattatGCAGTAACATACcaccaaaaaacaaaacaaaagaaaataaacaactaAAATGTAAAGAGAAGCttgtatctaattttttaaccaTGTTAACACTTTCCAGGGGGAAGATCGGATAGAACTAAAATAGGTTCTACATCACAATTATAATGTACAGAACACATAACGACATGAGCTGAGTAGAAACATAACTTAATAAACAAGCTGATAAACCCTTACAGTAGTGGAAGCATCATCATTGATGATGACAATGAGAATGATGCCAATAAGTTTCACAACAACATCAATATTGATAAGGCCACCATGGTGATAATAATGATGAAAACATCTAGAAAGTATACCCCAAGGAGCGCAAAATATCAATCAAACTTAGGAGACCAATAAAAATACAAGATGATGAGTTGTAAAGCAcaggtaataaaatataaatagatgattAACTAATCAAAATCTCATACCACAAGAGTTCACCACCATTATCACAAATCGAACAAACAGTATCAAATAAGTCTTCCTCTTTATTGGAGTCATCATCCCCTCCATCATCGATCATATCATCTTGATCATCAACTATGAAACTAGATCTCATCACAGATTGAAGATCCTGAAAAATCAGTCAGAGGGGTTACTctacaatattaaattttgaaaataaatacaaaaagaagagAGTAAAAATGGTTCAGAGAGGCAAATGCACAAAGAATAGCTAAAGAGAAGCACAAAGCAAAACCTCATCAGATAGTCTCCTCTTCCTCGGCTTCTCTTCTAAAAATTTGAGCAGAAACTGTTCATACCATATAATTGCCTTCATATACTTGATAAGATGCTCATTACACATTACAATTCAAATGACAATGAGTCAGAACAGACACACAAACCTTAGACTTTGCTAAGGTCACATCCCTTTTAAGCGCTTCACTGACTAAATCCATGTGGTCCACCAAATCATTTTGTGAAGGTCTCACCTCATGCAAGCTGCAAACCAATGAAACTATCAGCAAAATATAGAAAAAGGTCACATGAGATGAAACCCAAATTTTTCACGAGTTAGAAGTATACCTGAAGACCTTAGACAAGTGGTCCCAAATAGATTTCCCAGTTGCTTCTGGATTTCTTTTTGCATAAGAAAGGCAATGCACTGTGATCAATATTGTcctaataattttctcaaaGCTTTTCCTAGGTTTCTGAAGTTTTATCCAACTTTTTTCTTTAGAAAGCACATATATTTCAGGATT
It contains:
- the LOC123217998 gene encoding protein ENHANCED DOWNY MILDEW 2-like isoform X1, coding for MCCLGTIEKSRVMMASSDDESEVGPVSNYNFVDEKDEPVSFSVLPVQWDEDENATGNKMHIFLDGTADNGLQKIYKRVVGWRFDLTNENPEIYVLSKEKSWIKLQKPRKSFEKIIRTILITVHCLSYAKRNPEATGKSIWDHLSKVFSLHEVRPSQNDLVDHMDLVSEALKRDVTLAKSKFLLKFLEEKPRKRRLSDEDLQSVMRSSFIVDDQDDMIDDGGDDDSNKEEDLFDTVCSICDNGGELLCCEKGCKRSFHATVEDGEESQCVSLGLTKDEVDAIRKFSCKNCEYKQHQCFICGKLGSSEKASGAEVFRCDSASCGRFYHPHCVSKWLLGGDEVAVKQFQESIFSGESFICPIHKCYVCKQFEIEKDIDLQFALCRRCPKAYHRKCLPRDIVFEGEEEDGVIARAWEGLLPNRILIYCTKHEIDEDMGTPIRDHISFPGMELKKTIFEGLKQKQTSAIPATKEKFVSMKSTLNSIACTSAKPAVNVLKRFPSVVKQSESTRKIQKLSGGSDQSMKIKAKDAHRKNVKETVKSVLLEVDRSYMPDAKKTSLSLVSELQKSVSVKPTKMKLSELPSLDAETERRLLSLMKDAASKITLKDIQKRLRIPSTHTNSLKAVVDKAISMEKVEGSVEAVRTALKKLEEEGSSIEDSKAVCEPEVVNQIFKWKSKLKVYLAPFFHAARYTSFGRHFTKTEKLQEIVDKLHWYVQDGDMIVDFCCGANEFSSLLKKKLEETGKRCFYKNFDILQAKNNFNFEKRDWMTVKPQELAPGSQLIMGLNPPFGVKAALANKFINKALEFNPKLLILIVPPEAERLDKKTTPYVLVWEDDLFLTGKSFYLPGSVDEKDKQMDQWNLTVPPLYLWSHPDWAAGHKVIAEKHGHISRQQEASDLGRNCNETHILDHPMEDVHCDDGDAFMATDLLSQNVRGDYVETSMWGDLSLENILGHFDGTTMMTGLPQNIEMEVPMQISDTDEGNSPDKTSGGESNGGGSGENQSRKASMKRERDKKAGRGMSEKSSLDRHNVGRNLGSETYKGIPQSPPASMIDGRSSVEQHMSKCAEIPSHVGFGENGHQHFDEQRLPHCSPANVFDRISMLEGHSSRSTEVPPHAGLGNDGYHHFGDKGMSYHSSLNMIQGMPSLDSHPSKSIDIPSCTGFGNNSYRHFEPTTSGSHMQFGTAYHGNTQPSFPDGTGWRYGMNNNESDLATSPPRYGQMGAFLPPTFGHLGSIPESSYRMNMSTMDQYNSQLGGANHQSVTHLRSEPPMLPRTSFNDLRAPPDTGFPSGMGFASGPYEPGTQGWLDP
- the LOC123217998 gene encoding protein ENHANCED DOWNY MILDEW 2-like isoform X2, which gives rise to MMASSDDESEVGPVSNYNFVDEKDEPVSFSVLPVQWDEDENATGNKMHIFLDGTADNGLQKIYKRVVGWRFDLTNENPEIYVLSKEKSWIKLQKPRKSFEKIIRTILITVHCLSYAKRNPEATGKSIWDHLSKVFSLHEVRPSQNDLVDHMDLVSEALKRDVTLAKSKFLLKFLEEKPRKRRLSDEDLQSVMRSSFIVDDQDDMIDDGGDDDSNKEEDLFDTVCSICDNGGELLCCEKGCKRSFHATVEDGEESQCVSLGLTKDEVDAIRKFSCKNCEYKQHQCFICGKLGSSEKASGAEVFRCDSASCGRFYHPHCVSKWLLGGDEVAVKQFQESIFSGESFICPIHKCYVCKQFEIEKDIDLQFALCRRCPKAYHRKCLPRDIVFEGEEEDGVIARAWEGLLPNRILIYCTKHEIDEDMGTPIRDHISFPGMELKKTIFEGLKQKQTSAIPATKEKFVSMKSTLNSIACTSAKPAVNVLKRFPSVVKQSESTRKIQKLSGGSDQSMKIKAKDAHRKNVKETVKSVLLEVDRSYMPDAKKTSLSLVSELQKSVSVKPTKMKLSELPSLDAETERRLLSLMKDAASKITLKDIQKRLRIPSTHTNSLKAVVDKAISMEKVEGSVEAVRTALKKLEEEGSSIEDSKAVCEPEVVNQIFKWKSKLKVYLAPFFHAARYTSFGRHFTKTEKLQEIVDKLHWYVQDGDMIVDFCCGANEFSSLLKKKLEETGKRCFYKNFDILQAKNNFNFEKRDWMTVKPQELAPGSQLIMGLNPPFGVKAALANKFINKALEFNPKLLILIVPPEAERLDKKTTPYVLVWEDDLFLTGKSFYLPGSVDEKDKQMDQWNLTVPPLYLWSHPDWAAGHKVIAEKHGHISRQQEASDLGRNCNETHILDHPMEDVHCDDGDAFMATDLLSQNVRGDYVETSMWGDLSLENILGHFDGTTMMTGLPQNIEMEVPMQISDTDEGNSPDKTSGGESNGGGSGENQSRKASMKRERDKKAGRGMSEKSSLDRHNVGRNLGSETYKGIPQSPPASMIDGRSSVEQHMSKCAEIPSHVGFGENGHQHFDEQRLPHCSPANVFDRISMLEGHSSRSTEVPPHAGLGNDGYHHFGDKGMSYHSSLNMIQGMPSLDSHPSKSIDIPSCTGFGNNSYRHFEPTTSGSHMQFGTAYHGNTQPSFPDGTGWRYGMNNNESDLATSPPRYGQMGAFLPPTFGHLGSIPESSYRMNMSTMDQYNSQLGGANHQSVTHLRSEPPMLPRTSFNDLRAPPDTGFPSGMGFASGPYEPGTQGWLDP
- the LOC123217998 gene encoding protein ENHANCED DOWNY MILDEW 2-like isoform X3, which translates into the protein MMMLPLLCEKGCKRSFHATVEDGEESQCVSLGLTKDEVDAIRKFSCKNCEYKQHQCFICGKLGSSEKASGAEVFRCDSASCGRFYHPHCVSKWLLGGDEVAVKQFQESIFSGESFICPIHKCYVCKQFEIEKDIDLQFALCRRCPKAYHRKCLPRDIVFEGEEEDGVIARAWEGLLPNRILIYCTKHEIDEDMGTPIRDHISFPGMELKKTIFEGLKQKQTSAIPATKEKFVSMKSTLNSIACTSAKPAVNVLKRFPSVVKQSESTRKIQKLSGGSDQSMKIKAKDAHRKNVKETVKSVLLEVDRSYMPDAKKTSLSLVSELQKSVSVKPTKMKLSELPSLDAETERRLLSLMKDAASKITLKDIQKRLRIPSTHTNSLKAVVDKAISMEKVEGSVEAVRTALKKLEEEGSSIEDSKAVCEPEVVNQIFKWKSKLKVYLAPFFHAARYTSFGRHFTKTEKLQEIVDKLHWYVQDGDMIVDFCCGANEFSSLLKKKLEETGKRCFYKNFDILQAKNNFNFEKRDWMTVKPQELAPGSQLIMGLNPPFGVKAALANKFINKALEFNPKLLILIVPPEAERLDKKTTPYVLVWEDDLFLTGKSFYLPGSVDEKDKQMDQWNLTVPPLYLWSHPDWAAGHKVIAEKHGHISRQQEASDLGRNCNETHILDHPMEDVHCDDGDAFMATDLLSQNVRGDYVETSMWGDLSLENILGHFDGTTMMTGLPQNIEMEVPMQISDTDEGNSPDKTSGGESNGGGSGENQSRKASMKRERDKKAGRGMSEKSSLDRHNVGRNLGSETYKGIPQSPPASMIDGRSSVEQHMSKCAEIPSHVGFGENGHQHFDEQRLPHCSPANVFDRISMLEGHSSRSTEVPPHAGLGNDGYHHFGDKGMSYHSSLNMIQGMPSLDSHPSKSIDIPSCTGFGNNSYRHFEPTTSGSHMQFGTAYHGNTQPSFPDGTGWRYGMNNNESDLATSPPRYGQMGAFLPPTFGHLGSIPESSYRMNMSTMDQYNSQLGGANHQSVTHLRSEPPMLPRTSFNDLRAPPDTGFPSGMGFASGPYEPGTQGWLDP